In Aspergillus luchuensis IFO 4308 DNA, chromosome 1, nearly complete sequence, the following are encoded in one genomic region:
- a CDS encoding RNA-DNA hybrid ribonuclease (COG:L;~EggNog:ENOG410PJMD;~InterPro:IPR012337,IPR036397,IPR009027,IPR011320, IPR002156,IPR037056;~PFAM:PF00075,PF01693;~go_function: GO:0003676 - nucleic acid binding [Evidence IEA];~go_function: GO:0004523 - RNA-DNA hybrid ribonuclease activity [Evidence IEA]) yields the protein MNDTTTTPSPTPGPATKASPTLNSPSVAAGTKRKRASAAKYYAVKAGYQPGVYYEWRDCLTQVTGYKGAVFQAFPSYEEANAFLTGTRAPAARGGTPLDSEPTRFYGVQRGRIPGVYTDWAKAQEQIKGFPKPRYKKFSTREEAEEFAREGQGSGATFGKTPESQKLAGAPRMMNGVPADAQGIPFEAGTGPLPTGAEDGFDPNVLLDPKTGKVVYKSQDQKAATKVKSTGPPGMLRIYTDGSSLKNGKALASAGVGVYFGPGDSRNVSEPLKGSRQTNQRAELTAILRALDIAPRHRDVTIFTDSQYAINCVTVWFTKWRRNNWMTAGNKPVDNKDLVESILSKIEERNELKVKTLFEWVKGHSSHPGNEAADRLAVSGARRGVSEKAAALEAVKDIPDEAFEEEDDDDF from the exons ATGAACGACACCACGACCACCCCTTCTCCCACTCCGGGTCCCGCCACGAAAGCATCTCCGACTTTGAATTCCCCCTCAGTAGCGGCCGGAACGAAACGCAAGCGCGCATCCGCAGCGAAATATTATGCCGTGAAGGCTGGCTATCAGCCCGGTGTTTATTATGAATGGCGCGATTGTTTGACCCAGGTTACCGGGTACAAGGGAGCTGTCT TCCAGGCCTTCCCTTCGTACGAAGAAGCAAATGCTTTCCTCACTGGGACCCGTGCGCCCGCTGCGCGCGGCGGTACCCCCCTAGATTCTGAACCCACGAGATTTTACGGTGTTCAGCGCGGTCGAATACCCGGTGTTTATACGGACTGGGCAAAAGCACAGGAGCAGATCAAAGGCTTTCCCAAGCCGCGTTACAAGAAATTCTCGACCagggaggaggcagaggagTTTGCAAGGGAAGGCCAAGGATCCGGCGCTACGTTCGGAAAGACCCCGGAATCGCAGAAGCTCGCCGGTGCACCGCGGATGATGAACGGGGTCCCTGCAGATGCGCAGGGTATACCTTTTGAGGCGGGCACTGGTCCTCTGCCGACCGGAGCGGAGGATGGGTTTGACCCCAATGTATTGTTGGATCCCAAAACAGGAAAAGTGGTCTATAAATCACAGGACCAGAAGGCCGCGACCAAGGTGAAATCTACTGGTCCGCCGGGGATGCTGCGCATCTACACGGACGGTAGCTCCTTGAAAAATGGCAAAGCGCTTGCCTCAGCGGGCGTTGGGGTTTACTTTGGACCTGGCGATTCCCG AAATGTTTCCGAGCCCCTTAAAGGTAGTCGCCAGACCAATCAGCGTGCCGAGCTGACGGCCATCCTCCGGGCGCTTGACATAGCTCCACGACATCGGGACGTGACCATCTTCACAGATAGCCAATACGCGATCAACTGTGTGACGGTGTGGTTTACAAAGTGGCGGCGCAACAACTGGATGACCGCTGGCAACAAGCCGGTGGACAACAAGGATCTGGTTGAATCTATTCTATCGAAGATCGAAGAACGCAATGAGCTGAAGGTGAAGACCTTGTTCGAATGGGTCAAGGGACATAGCTCCCACCCTGGGAATGAGGCCGCCGATCGTCTGGCGGTGAGTGGTGCTCGACGAGGAGTTTCGGAGAAGGCTGCAGCATTGGAAGCAGTCAAGGACATTCCGGACGAGGCttttgaggaggaggatgacgacgactTCTGA